A stretch of Primulina tabacum isolate GXHZ01 chromosome 13, ASM2559414v2, whole genome shotgun sequence DNA encodes these proteins:
- the LOC142522216 gene encoding glutamine--tRNA ligase, cytoplasmic, with protein MTRKEEGGIGGEKALDLFLKIGLDERTAKNTVANSKLTANLTAVIHEAAVTDGCDRAVGNHLYTVATKFPSNALVHRPTLLKYIVSSKIKSPAQLEAALSFLAATAFDSMKVDDFEAACGVGVETSTEDIEVVVDEIFEEKKSIILEQRYRTNVGELFGHVRKKQPWADPKIVKQIVDAKLYGLLGERTVADDEKPIKKKKDKSVKAEEKTILVETPLQKPSEEEINPYSIFPSPEENFKVHTEIYFSDRPVLRAYNSKELLEKHLKVTGGKVFTRFPPEPNGYLHIGHAKAMFVDFGLAKERGGCCYLRYDDTNPEAEKKEYIDHIEEIVGWMGWKPFKITYTSDYFQELYELAVELIRRGHAYVDHQTPDEIKDYREKKMNSPWRDRPVKESLKLFDDMKRGMIEEGKATLRMKQDMQSDNFNMYDLIAYRIKFTPHPHAGDKWCIYPSYDYAHCIVDSIENITHSLCTLEFETRRASYYWLLDALSLYQPYVWEYSRLNITNTVMSKRKLNRLVTEKWVDGWDDPRLMTLAGLRRRGVTATSINAFVRGIGITRSDCSMIRLDRLEYHVREELNKTAPRTMVVLNPLKVVITNMEDSVINLDAKKWPDAPEDDVSSFFKIPFSSVVYIEHSDFRMKDSKDYYGLAPGKSVLLRYAFPIKCTEVIIGDDNTTILEVHAEYDLAKKSKPKGVLHWVSESSPGVDPLKVEVRLFDKLFSSENPAELEKWLGDLNPQSKVVISDAYAVPTLKDAAIGDRFQFERLGYFAVDKDSSPEKLVFNRIVTLRDSYGKIGK; from the exons ATGACGAGGAAAGAAGAGGGTGGAATTGGCGGCGAGAAGGCTTTGGATTTGTTTCTGAAGATTGGTTTAGATGAAAGGACAGCTAAAAATACTGTTGCGAACAGCAAACTCACTGCTAATCTCACCGCCGTAATTCACGAG GCAGCTGTAACTGATGGTTGCGACCGTGCCGTTGGGAATCATCTTTACACG GTTGCTACGAAATTCCCCTCAAATGCTCTTGTACATCGGCCCACACTGCTCAAATATATTGTTTCATCAAAG ATTAAGTCTCCTGCTCAATTGGAAGCTGCCCTCTCATTTCTTGCTGCTACTGCTTTTGATAGCATGAAAGTTGATGATTTTGAAGCAGCTTGTGGCGTTG GAGTTGAGACCTCCACAGAAGACATTGAAGTTGTTGTTGATGAGATTTTTGAAGAGAAAAAGTCTATCATTTTGGAGCAGCGATATCGAACAAATG TTGGTGAACTATTTGGTCATGTAAGAAAGAAGCAGCCGTGGGCTGATCCAAAGATTGTCAAG CAAATTGTTGATGCAAAATTATATGGACTTCTTGGTGAGAGAACTGTGGCAGATGATGAGAAGcccattaaaaaaaagaaagataagTCAGTCAAAGCTGAG GAAAAAACTATTCTTGTAGAGACACCTCTGCAGAAACCATCTGAAGAAGAAATCAATCCATATTCAATATTTCCTTCTCCTGAGGAGAACTTTAAG GTGCACACAGAAATATATTTCAGTGATCGTCCTGTGCTTCGAGCTTATAATTCAAAGGAATTACTTGAAAAGCATTTGAAGGTCACTGGAGGAAAAGTTTTTACTCGCTTTCCACCTGAACCAAATGGATATTTGCATATTGGTCATGCCAAG GCTATGTTTGTGGACTTTGGCCTAGCGAAAGAGAGAGGTGGTTGCTGCTATCTGAG ATACGATGATACCAACCCAGAAGCTGAGAAAAAAGAGTACATCGATCACATTGAAGAGATTGTTGGTTGGATGGGTTGGAAGCCTTTTAAG ATCACTTACACAAGTGATTACTTCCAAGAACTTTACGAACTAGCAGTGGAGCTGATACGAAGAGGACATGCTTATGTTGATCATCAG ACACCTGATGAGATAAAGGATTATAGGGAGAAGAAGATGAACAGCCCCTGGAGAGATAGACCTGTAAAAGAATCTTTAAAATTGTTTGATGACATGAAACGGGGAATGATCGAAGAAGGCAAAGCAACATTAAGAATGAAACAGGACATGCAGAGTGATAATTTCAATATGTATGATCTGATTGCTTATCGTATCAAG TTCACTCCTCATCCACATGCCGGAGACAAATGGTGCATCTACCCGAGTTATGATTACGCTCATTGTATTGTTGATTCTATCGAAAATATTACTCATTCG CTCTGTACGCTCGAATTTGAGACACGACGAGCATCATACTACTGGTTATTGGATGCTCTAAGCCTTTACCAGCCCTATGTATGGGAGTACTCCCGATTGAACATCACTAATACAGTGATGTCAAAGCGGAAG TTAAATCGTCTGGTAACAGAGAAGTGGGTTGATGGCTGGGATGATCCTCGTCTTATGACTCTTGCTGGATTGCGCCGTAGAGGGGTGACCGCTACTTCTATAAATGCTTTTGTTCGAGGAATTGGAATCACCAGAAG TGACTGTAGTATGATACGACTAGATCGCCTAGAGTACCACGTAAGGGAGGAATTGAACAAAACAGCACCTCGGACAATGGTTGTGCTAAACCCACTAAAG GTCGTCATCACAAACATGGAGGACTCTGTAATTAACCTGGATGCAAAGAAATGGCCTGATGCTCCAGAAGACGATGTATCTTCATTTTTTAAG ATACCCTTCTCAAGTGTCGTTTATATTGAACATTCAGATTTTCGGATGAAAGATTCGAAAGACTACTATGGACTTGCTCCTGGAAAATCTGTCCTTTTAAg GTATGCATTTCCTATCAAATGCACAGAAGTAATTATCGGAGATGATAACACAACTATTCTTGAAGTACATGCGGAGTATGACCTCGCTAAGAAATCCAAACCAAAG GGGGTTTTGCACTGGGTTTCAGAATCTTCTCCAGGCGTTGATCCACTCAAGGTTGAAGTAAGACTGTTCGACAAACTCTTCAGTTCCGAG AATCCTGCTGAGCTCGAAAAATGGCTTGGTGATTTGAACCCTCAATCAAAAGTTGTCATATCAGATGCATATGCCGTTCCTACACTGAAAGATGCTGCAATTGGTGACAGATTTCAATTTGAAAGACTAG GCTATTTCGCAGTTGATAAGGATTCTTCGCCTGAAAAACTAGTATTTAATCGGATCGTTACTTTGCGAGATAGTTATggaaagataggcaaatga